A single Anomalospiza imberbis isolate Cuckoo-Finch-1a 21T00152 chromosome 15, ASM3175350v1, whole genome shotgun sequence DNA region contains:
- the ARHGEF37 gene encoding rho guanine nucleotide exchange factor 37 produces the protein MASAEPGSEDAAEAEGAVYEVMPCDKMELSQRLAVEELISTEASYVHNLQLCVSDIRAHLQEKQLPELDLEGLFSNTDDILHVSRRFLKGLEATAGQGQEQLLCISTLFQEFKEEMETVYKVYCASYDHALQLVESYRREPRLQEEILDTLNATVPHTGASDLSFFLVMPVQRVTKYPLLLGKILENTPSSASAHSALQAAARAMAQVNANINEYKRRREVATKYNKAEHLTLRDRLARLNTHSIAKKTTRLSRLLMHEAGIVAKTEDKEYDDLEEKFQCVASSVATLKENMASYLGHFEAFLLPTPHQCDLQMEQGPAQQHRRLSELLQSTVFPEFKQRVDRLVWQPLCSLSDMLEGPQQLVKKRLDKLLDYEEIQERKSEMGSVSYDEEAAMNTYLAINDLLVAELPQFNQVAVQLLGQILRSFSALQLDLAAQILHHAEKELEQLPHGHMPLPSFWKVVEDSLQQSGAQLHAFCQAFETVTPSPGTQPLTPAEERKVLSLVSKHGPDKLYQVTSNISGSRDLDLTLLRGQIVALLQSADTKGNTSRWLVDAGGPRGFVPAAKLRPYSPVQVQQPVMQLLALDSGTERRRHSYASPEAPRPQVATFTPTFQVVAGFSFAARSPQEVSLQAGQPVVLLEPHDKKGSTEWSLVEVNGQRGYVPSSYLVTVPVQDPAGWSLPM, from the exons ATGGCGAGTGCAGAGCCCGGCTCTGAGGATGCAGCTGAGGCTGAAGGGGCCGTCTACGAGGTGATGCCCTGTGACAAGATGGAGCTGAGCCAGCGGCTGGCCGTGGAGGAGCTCATCAGCACCGAGGCCAGCTACGTCCACAACCTGCAGCTGTGCGTGTCCGACATCCGGGCACACCTCCAGGAGAAGCAG CTGCCTGAGCTGGACCTGGAAGGACTCTTCTCTAACACCGACGACATCCTCCATGTCTCCAGACGGTTTCTGAAGGGGCTGGAGGCCACGGCTGgccaggggcaggagcagctgctctgcatca GCACGCTGTTCCAGGAGTTCAAGGAAGAGATGGAGACTGTCTACAAGGTCTACTGTGCCAGCTATGACCATGCCCTGCAGCTGGTGGAGAGCTACCGCCGGGAGCCCCGGCTGCAGGAGGAGATCCTGGACACCCTGAATGCCACCGT GCCTCACACGGGTGCATCAGACCTCAGCTTCTTCTTGGTGATGCCTGTGCAGAGGGTCACCAAATaccctctgctgctggggaagaTCCTGGAGAACACCCCGAGCAGTGCCAGTGCCCactcagccctgcaggcagcagctcgtGCCATGGCCCAGGTCAATGCCAACATCAACGAGTACAAACGGCGCAGGGAAGTGG CAACCAAATACAACAAGGCCGAGCACCTGACGCTGCGGGACCGCCTGGCGCGCCTCAACACCCACTCCATCGCCAAGAAAACCACGCGCCTCAGCCGGCTCCTCATGCACGAGGCTGGCATCGTGGCCAAG ACTGAGGACAAGGAATATGACGACCTGGAAGAGAAGTTCCAGTGTGTGGCGTCCAGTGTGGCCACGCTGAAGGAGAACATGGCATCCTACCTGGGCCACTTCGAG GCgttcctgctgcccaccccGCACCAGTGTGACCTGCAGATGGAGCAGGGACCTGCCCAGCAGCATCGCCGCCTCTCCGAGCTCCTCCAGAGCACCGTTTTCCCCGAGTTT AAGCAGCGTGTGGACAGGCTGGTGTGGcagcccctctgcagcctcTCAGACATGCTGGAGGGGCCCCAGCAGCTGGTCAAGAAGCGCCTGGACAAGCTGCTGGACTACGAGGAGATCCAGGAGAGGAAGAGCGAGATGGGCAGCGTGAGCTACGACGAGGAGGCAGCCATGAACACCTACCTGGCCATCAATGACCTGCTGGTGGCCGAGCTCCCCCAGTTCAACCAGGTGGCCgtgcagctcctggggcagATCCTGCGCTCCTTCAGCGCCCTGCAGCTGGACTTGGCTGCCCAGATCCTGCACCACGCAGaaaaggagctggagcag CTGCCCCATGGCCACATGCCCCTGCCCAGCTTCTGGAAGGTGGTGGAGGACAGCCTGCAGCAGTCGGGTGCTCAGCTCCATGCTTTCTGCCAGGCCTTTGAGACCGTGacacccagccctggcacacag CCTCTGACCCCTGCTGAGGAGAGGAAGGTCCTTTCCCTTGTGAGCAAGCACGGCCCAGACAAGCTTTACCAAGTGACCAGCAACATCAGCGGCAGCAGAGACTTGGACCTGACCTTGCTGAGGGGACAGATCGTGGCTCTGCTGCAGAGCGCCGACACCAAGGGGAACACGAGCAGGTGGCTGGTGGATGCTGGAG GTCCCCGAGGGTTTGTTCCTGCTGCAAAACTCCGGCCCTACAGCCCTGTACAAGTGCAGCAGCCTGTGAtgcagctgctggccctggacagTGGCACAGAGAGGAGGAGACATTCCTATGCATCCCCTGAAGCTCCCAGGCCACAGGTGGCCACATTCACCCCAACATTCCAG GTGGTCGCCGGCTTCTCCTTCGCAGCCCGGAGCCCGCAGGAGGTGAGcctgcaggcagggcagcccgtggtgctgctggagccccACGACAAGAAGGGCAGCACGGAGTGGAGCCTGGTGGAGGTGAACGGCCAGAGGGGCTACGTGCCCTCCAGCTACCTGGTGACCGTCCCCGTGCAGGACCCCGCGGGCTGGAGCTTGCCCATGTGA